A stretch of DNA from Lysinibacillus sp. B2A1:
TACTTTGAAATTAAGAAAAAGGGTCTATCCTCTGTATAAGTATGGGCTTTCTTGTCTTTCTTTTACTTCCTCATATATATATTCTATTGGTCCCCCGCACCATTTATTTCTCCATTCAACAATGAATATGACGCTAACCTATACAACGTTTAGATAGATAGAACGCACAATAATGATAAGGGATTAAGCTGTATTGGATACAATTTGGTGGAATGCTCATACGTATGCCAGTCGGCTCACACTACATCATCGTTCTCCCCTATGATACTTTCAACAGCTTCCTTCCAAATGTCTTTGTAATTTAATGTGCTACCAATAAGCATGAAATTTCCAATATTATCGTAAACCATCGCAAGTACATGTGCCTTCGCTTCAATATTTACGTCATTGATCGCCTTAATTTGAACAGCATATTGCAATAATTCATAAAAGCTTGCTAGAAAACCAGTTTGTAAATCATTTAATCTTTTCATATAGCTTTCATCACGAGAAGCTAATAGCATATATTGATTAAATATTTTATTAAAATATGGATCTTTCTTTTGCTCTTCAATTGAAATATACCCAATTTCAAAGAGCTTCGACTTTAGGTTACTTTTTGAAATATCCTTAAAGTTAAAGGTCATTTCGAGTTTAATTTCTTTACAGATTTCCTCAAATAAATGGGCTATTAATTGATCTTTTGATTGAAAGTAATAGTAAATTGCTGGTTTTGATATTCCTACTTC
This window harbors:
- a CDS encoding TetR family transcriptional regulator; protein product: MGNREQTFNKILEVAYVMFAEKGFDKSSLAMIAAEVGISKPAIYYYFQSKDQLIAHLFEEICKEIKLEMTFNFKDISKSNLKSKLFEIGYISIEEQKKDPYFNKIFNQYMLLASRDESYMKRLNDLQTGFLASFYELLQYAVQIKAINDVNIEAKAHVLAMVYDNIGNFMLIGSTLNYKDIWKEAVESIIGENDDVV